A genome region from Halorubellus sp. JP-L1 includes the following:
- a CDS encoding DUF389 domain-containing protein → MCPRVSLSEKCENLYEQVGLDTSYLVLMTMSGVLAGVALLTNSIPILIGAMVIAPALTPLELVSAGIASNRLKRAGFGAVVAFGGLSAATAGAMVTTVILNMTGVLPPAENLIEKPLLEERITAGWYSVLAAAAAGIAAGIATDEERTDTLVGVVAALALVPAAAAGGITLLSRAPARASGGLLLLVVNAGMVVITGTLTLWLHTRGDSKAHTG, encoded by the coding sequence GTGTGTCCCCGAGTCTCACTTAGCGAAAAGTGCGAGAACCTCTACGAACAGGTCGGGCTTGATACGTCGTATCTTGTTTTGATGACGATGTCCGGTGTGCTCGCTGGCGTGGCTCTCCTAACCAACTCGATTCCAATCCTCATCGGCGCGATGGTCATTGCCCCTGCATTGACGCCATTGGAACTCGTTTCCGCTGGCATTGCTTCCAACCGGCTGAAGCGAGCTGGATTCGGGGCCGTAGTCGCGTTCGGCGGTCTTTCGGCTGCAACTGCTGGAGCGATGGTAACGACAGTGATACTGAACATGACAGGAGTCCTCCCACCTGCGGAGAACCTCATCGAGAAACCACTACTTGAGGAGCGCATTACGGCCGGCTGGTACAGCGTCCTTGCCGCTGCCGCAGCGGGTATCGCGGCAGGGATAGCGACCGACGAAGAACGGACAGACACGCTAGTCGGCGTCGTCGCTGCCCTCGCACTCGTCCCGGCCGCAGCTGCTGGGGGAATAACATTACTGTCACGAGCGCCTGCTAGGGCCAGTGGCGGCTTACTCTTACTCGTCGTAAATGCAGGCATGGTCGTGATAACTGGGACGCTAACACTCTGGCTCCACACTCGTGGCGATAGTAAAGCACACACGGGCTAA
- the ligA gene encoding NAD-dependent DNA ligase LigA: MARDALADNQFVRGPVDGTAFEFEPVDELDEAAAREQAELLRAAIEFHDYRYYVDHDPVIADRTYDELFQRLLDLEDAFDLDVEGSPSNRVGGEPVDRFETVAHVAPMLSIDHTDSADGVREFDDRVRREVGDVEYVLEPKFDGVSLEVVYEDGELVRATTRGDGEEGDDVTRNARTIAALPQRLRGDPPASLAVRGEVYMPREAFTEYNTERVERGDEPFANPRNATAGTIRQQDPTVVAERPLSIFFFDVLASSDEWATHSDALAAFRDLGLPVCERVETGADAEAAIDYRDALLAERDELDYEVDGVVIKVDETATREDLGATARAPRWAKAYKFPARDEETPVANVTVQVGRTGRLTPVALLEPVDVGGVTVSRASLHNFDEVEALGVGVGDVVRVQRAGDVIPYVESVVEHNSDGPYELPETCPVCGSPAERDGPIAYCTGGLGCPAQLRRSVEYYGSEKGLDVEGLGEETVSQLVDAGLVSEGVADLYEIDEADLEALEGWGERSAEKLVAELDATREPKLADFVAALGIQEVGPELAARLARHFETFDALRTAAERDDRDALTAVDGVGDAVATQLVDFFQSDANRTVLDDLLAHVDPREAEGVAGEELDDLTFVFTGSLSASRGDFEDVVEAHGGSATGSVSGNTDYLVVGDNPGATKRSDAEAEGVPMLDEDELREVFEERGVTEWPGE; this comes from the coding sequence ATGGCCAGGGACGCGCTGGCGGACAATCAGTTCGTTCGCGGGCCCGTTGACGGGACGGCGTTCGAGTTCGAGCCGGTCGACGAGCTCGACGAGGCGGCGGCGCGCGAGCAAGCCGAGTTGCTCCGGGCGGCGATCGAGTTCCACGACTACCGGTACTACGTCGACCACGACCCCGTGATCGCGGACCGGACGTACGACGAGTTGTTCCAGCGGTTGCTGGACCTCGAGGACGCGTTCGACCTCGACGTGGAGGGGTCGCCGTCGAACCGCGTCGGCGGGGAGCCCGTCGATCGCTTCGAGACGGTCGCGCACGTCGCGCCGATGCTCTCGATCGACCACACGGACTCGGCGGACGGCGTGCGCGAGTTCGACGACCGGGTCCGCCGGGAGGTCGGCGACGTCGAGTACGTGCTGGAGCCGAAGTTCGACGGCGTGAGCCTCGAAGTGGTGTACGAGGACGGCGAACTCGTGCGCGCCACGACCAGGGGCGACGGCGAGGAAGGGGACGACGTGACGCGGAACGCGCGCACGATCGCCGCACTCCCGCAGCGATTGCGGGGGGACCCGCCCGCGTCCCTCGCCGTGCGGGGCGAGGTGTACATGCCCCGCGAGGCGTTCACCGAGTACAACACGGAGCGCGTGGAGCGCGGCGACGAGCCGTTCGCGAACCCGCGGAACGCGACCGCGGGCACCATCCGCCAGCAGGACCCGACCGTGGTCGCCGAGCGCCCGCTCTCGATCTTCTTCTTCGACGTCCTCGCGTCGAGCGACGAGTGGGCGACGCACAGCGACGCACTCGCGGCGTTCCGCGACCTCGGGTTGCCGGTCTGCGAGCGCGTGGAAACGGGCGCGGACGCCGAGGCCGCGATCGACTATCGCGACGCGCTCCTGGCCGAACGTGACGAATTGGACTACGAGGTCGACGGCGTCGTGATCAAGGTCGACGAGACGGCGACGCGCGAGGACCTCGGGGCGACGGCGCGAGCGCCGCGGTGGGCGAAGGCGTACAAGTTCCCCGCCAGAGACGAGGAGACGCCGGTCGCGAACGTCACCGTCCAGGTCGGTCGCACCGGCCGGCTCACGCCGGTCGCGCTCTTAGAACCCGTGGACGTCGGCGGGGTGACGGTCTCTCGGGCGAGCCTCCACAACTTCGACGAGGTCGAGGCGCTCGGCGTCGGCGTCGGCGACGTGGTGCGCGTCCAGCGCGCAGGCGACGTCATCCCCTACGTCGAGTCGGTCGTCGAGCACAACAGCGACGGTCCCTACGAACTCCCCGAGACGTGCCCGGTCTGCGGGAGTCCCGCCGAGCGCGACGGCCCGATCGCGTACTGTACGGGCGGCCTCGGCTGTCCCGCACAGCTCCGCCGCTCGGTCGAGTACTACGGGAGCGAGAAGGGACTGGACGTCGAGGGGCTCGGCGAGGAGACCGTCAGCCAGCTCGTCGACGCCGGCCTCGTGAGCGAGGGCGTCGCGGACCTCTACGAGATCGACGAAGCGGACCTGGAAGCGCTCGAGGGCTGGGGGGAGCGAAGCGCCGAGAAGCTCGTCGCGGAACTCGACGCGACCCGCGAGCCCAAGCTCGCGGACTTCGTCGCGGCGCTCGGCATCCAGGAGGTCGGTCCGGAGCTCGCCGCCCGGCTCGCGCGGCACTTCGAGACGTTCGACGCCCTCCGCACTGCAGCGGAGCGTGACGACCGCGACGCCCTCACCGCGGTCGACGGCGTCGGCGACGCGGTCGCGACCCAGCTCGTCGACTTCTTCCAGAGCGACGCGAACCGCACGGTGCTCGACGACCTCCTCGCGCACGTCGACCCACGCGAAGCCGAGGGCGTCGCCGGCGAGGAACTCGACGACCTCACGTTCGTGTTCACGGGATCGCTCTCCGCATCCCGTGGCGACTTCGAGGACGTCGTCGAAGCCCACGGCGGGAGCGCGACCGGGAGCGTCTCCGGGAACACCGACTACCTCGTCGTCGGCGACAACCCGGGCGCGACGAAGCGGAGCGACGCCGAAGCCGAGGGCGTGCCGATGCTCGACGAGGACGAACTCCGCGAGGTCTTCGAGGAACGCGGCGTCACCGAGTGGCCCGGCGAGTAG
- the eif1A gene encoding translation initiation factor eIF-1A, translating to MSDNDDGGRTDLRMPDDDEVFATVTDMLGANRVKVRCADGVERTARIPGKMQKRVWIREDDVVLVDPWDWQDEKADITHRYEKQAAEQLREEGHIN from the coding sequence ATGAGCGACAACGACGACGGGGGACGGACGGACCTCCGGATGCCCGACGACGACGAGGTGTTCGCGACGGTGACCGATATGCTCGGCGCGAACCGGGTGAAAGTCAGGTGCGCGGACGGCGTGGAGCGAACGGCCAGGATTCCGGGGAAGATGCAGAAGCGCGTGTGGATCCGCGAGGACGACGTCGTGCTCGTCGACCCGTGGGACTGGCAGGACGAGAAGGCGGACATCACGCACCGGTACGAGAAGCAGGCCGCCGAGCAGTTGCGCGAGGAAGGCCACATCAACTGA
- a CDS encoding cytidine deaminase has protein sequence METAPLSPDDEALIERITETNERTFDAEFFDGAHVVAAGVRTTDGSVYEGVSLPASVGRASMCGEPVAVGSAIADGYGHDDVETSVAVAYPMPSHDEDDARVIPPCGSCRELLADYNESMRVVVPVDGENRIARAIDLLPTRTW, from the coding sequence ATGGAGACTGCTCCACTGTCGCCCGACGACGAAGCCCTCATCGAGCGAATCACGGAGACGAACGAGCGCACGTTCGACGCGGAGTTCTTCGACGGCGCACACGTCGTCGCCGCCGGGGTTCGGACGACGGACGGCTCGGTGTACGAGGGCGTGAGCTTGCCGGCGAGCGTCGGGCGAGCGTCGATGTGCGGCGAACCCGTCGCGGTCGGCTCCGCGATCGCCGACGGATACGGCCACGACGACGTCGAGACCAGCGTCGCCGTCGCATACCCGATGCCGTCCCACGACGAGGACGACGCCCGAGTCATCCCGCCGTGCGGGAGTTGCCGAGAACTGCTGGCGGACTACAACGAATCGATGCGGGTCGTCGTCCCCGTCGACGGAGAAAACCGGATCGCTCGCGCGATCGATCTGCTCCCTACGCGAACGTGGTAA